In the genome of Vicinamibacterales bacterium, the window TGAAGGAGGAAGGAGGCATTAGAAAAGGAGGAAGGATGAAGGAGGAAAGGGGAAGGAGGAAGGATGAGGGATGAAGGACGAGGAATGAAGCAGGAAGGCGGCTCGCGGGTGCTCGAAGCGGTCGTGTTCGACTTCGATGGAGTGCTGGCCGATACCGAGCCGCTCCATTTCTCGACCATCCGAGCCACGCTCGAGGCGCGTGGCGTTCCGCTGTCCTTCGAGGAATACGGTGAACGCTACCTCGGGTACGACGATGCCGGGGTGTTCCGAGCCGTGGCGCGCGACCGGGGCCTGGCGTGGGATGCGCGCGAGATCGACGCTCTCGTCCAGTCGAAGGGCCAGATATTCCGCAGGCTCGCGGCGGAAACGCCGGTGCTGTTCGCCGGCGTCGCCGAGCGGCTGCGCGAGTGGTCGGCACACGTGCCGATGGGCATTGCGTCCGGTGCATTCCGCGACGAGATCGTCATGGTGCTCGACTCGGCCGGACTCTCCGGGATGGTGCGCACCATCGTCGGCGCCGGTGAAACCACGCGCCACAAGCCCGAACCCGAACCTTACCTGCGGGCGCTCGAACTGCTCGGCCCCAATCTGACTCCCGGCCGATGCGTCGCGATCGAGGATTCACCATGGGGCATCACCTCCGCCCGCGAGGCCCGCATGAAGGTCGTCGCCCTGACAACCAGTTGCTCGTCCGATCGACTCTTCGACGCTCACCACCTCGTCCGGTCCTTCGAAGACCTCTCGCTCGACCTGTTGAACGACGTGGCCGCGCGGTCGTGACGCGGGGAAGCCGTTTCAAACAGGCCCGTCCCGGCGCATAATACGGCGACCATGCGGGACCGACGCCTCGGCGAGTGTTCACGGTCCCCGCCCCCGCAGCCCGCCCCCGATCGCCGATCCTCGCCCTGCCCCAGAAGGAGTAGTTCATGCGCATACGAACGCCTGCGCGACGATGGAGTCTCGTTCTTGCGGCGCTGGCCTTGTGGGCCATCGCACTGAACGCGGACTCTGCGTTCGCGCAGAAGAAGCCGATCACCCACGACGTGTATGACACCTGGCGGTCCATCCAGGGGACGAAGCTGTCCCGCGATGGCGGCTGGCTGGTCTACGCGCTCGCCGCCCAGGAGGGCGATGGCGAACTCGTCGCCAGGAATCTGAAGACCGACGCCGAGATTCGGCAGCCGCGCGGCAAGGATCCCGTCATCACGGCGAACGGCAAGTACGTCCTCTATGGCATTGCACCGCCCCGCGCCGACGTGGACAAGGCCAAGAAGGACAAGAAGAAGGCAGACGAGATGCCGAAGTCCGGTTTCGGCATCCTCGATCTCTCCACTGGAAAGGCCGTCACGTTCGATCGAGTGAAGAGCTTCAAGGTGCCCGAGGAGTCCGCCGCCGTTGTCGCCTTCTTGTTCGAGGCGCCGGAGAAGAAGGCCGACGCCAGCGACGACAAGGACAAGAAGGTAGAGGCAAAACCTGAAGAGAAGAGGGACGGCAAGAAGAAGAACGAGAAGAAGAAGGAGCCGGGTACCGATCTGGTCGTGCGGAACCTCGCCGACGGCGGTGAAGTGAAGATCGCGGAGGTGACCGACTACGAATGGGCGAAGTCGGGAGACCTTCTCGCGTACACCGTCTCGTCGAAGAAGCCCGAGAGCGACGGCGCGTTCGTCCGCAAGACGGCCGACGGCAGCGTCCGATCGGTGCTCACCGGACTCGGGAACTACAAGGGCATCGCGTTCGACGACGCGGGAGGCCAACTGGCGTTCGTGAGCGACCGTGACGACTACAAGGCGGAGGCGCCGGCATTCAGGCTCTATGCCTGGTCCTCTCCCGGGGACAAGGCGATTGAACTCGTGTCCGCCGCATCGCCGGGCATGCCCGCGGGCGCTGCCGTCAGCGAGTACGGCAAGCTCGAGTTCTCGAAGGATGGCAGCCGCCTGTTGTTCGGCACGGCGCCCGCCCCGAAGGCGGTTCCGGAAGGCGCTCCCGATCCCGCGAAGGTGGACATCTGGACCTGGAAGGACCCGGAACTCCAACCGATGCAGAAGGTGCGCCTCGAAGAGGAGAAGAAGCGCAGCTTCCGAGCCGCGGTGTCGCTGAAGAACAGGAAGTTCGTCCAGCTCGCGGATTCCGACATGCCCGATATCCGCCTGTCGGAGGACGCCACGAGGGCGCTCGGGCAGTCGGACGTCCCCTACAGGCAGCTCGTGTCGTGGGACGGTGAGTACGCCGACTTCTACGCCGTGAATCCGCTCGACGGATCGCGCAAGAAGATCATCGAGAAGGCGCACTTCGGCGCCACGCTCTCGCCCGCCGGTGCCTACGTCCTCTACTTCGACTACCGCGACACCAACTGGTACGTCGTCCGCAACACGGACGGCAAGGTGATCAAGCTCACCGACAAGTCGCTTGGCGTGCGGTTCGACGACGAGACGTCGAACACGCCGGAACCACCGCGTCCGTGGGGCGTCGCCGGGTGGACCGAAGGCGATCGCTCTCTGTTGGTCTACGACCGCTACGACATCTGGGAACTGCGGCCGGATGGCACCGCGCCGCGAACGATCACCAATGGCGTCGGCCGGAAACAGAAGCTCGTCTTCCGGTACCAGCGCCCCGAGGCGGACGAGGCTGCCGTGCCGCGTGGCCGCCGGGTCGCCGTTGACGAGCAGCCGATCAAACTCGACAAACCGCTTCTCCTGCAGGCAACCGACGACACGACGAAGGCCAGCGGCTTCTACCGCGTCACCGTGCCTCCGGTCCCGGCAGCGGTGGCCGCCGACGCCAGGACGGCGAAGAAAGCTTCGCGTCAAGGTGGCGCGGGAGCGGAAAGCGCCAGTGCCGCCTCGACGGGGCCTGGCTCCGGTCCGGCTCTCCAGGATCCGACGAAGCTTCTGATGCTCGACAAGATGGTCGGCGGCTTCATCAAGGCGAAGGGAGCCGACACGGTCGTCATCACCGAGCAGCGGTTCGAGGAATTTCCAAACCTCTGGGTGACCGATCTCTCACTCGCGAACCCTCGGAAGGTCACCGACGCCAATCCGCAGCAGGGCACCTACGTCTGGGGCCGATCCGAGTTGATCGAGTACGTCAACGCCGACAACGTCACGCTGCGGGCCATTCTGACGAAGCCCGAGAATTTCGACCCGTCGAAGAAGTACCCCCTGTTGGTCTACATCTACGAGGAACTGACCGACGGGCTGCACCGCTTTGTCCCGCCGGCGCCCGGCACCAGCATCAACGTCTCCCGCTTCGTCAGCAACGGCTATATCGTCCTGCGGCCGGACATCATCTACGACACCGGCTATCCGGGGCAGAGCGCGCTCAAGTGCGTGCTGCCGGCCGTGCAGCGCGTCGTCTCGATGGGGTTCGTCGATCCGAAGCGCGTCGGCATCCAGGGACATAGCTGGGGCGGCTATCAGATCACCTATCTCATCACGCAGACCAACATGTTCCGCGCGGTCGAAGCCGGCGCGTCGGTGAGCAACATGGTCAGCGCGTACGGCGGCATCCGGTGGGGCACCGGGATGTCGCGCGCGTTCCAGTACGAGAAGACCCAGAGCCGGATAGGCGCCCCGCCGTGGGAACGGCCGCTCCAGTTCATCGAGAACTCGCCCATCTTCTGGGTCGAGAAGGTCAAGACGCCCTACCTGACGATCCACAACGACGAAGACGACGCGGTGCCGTGGTATCAGGGGATCGAGTTCTTCAGCGCCCTGCGGCGGCTGGGGAAAGAGGCGTACATGTTTGTGTACAACGGCGAGAAGCACGGGCTGCGTGAGCGCGACAACCAGAAGCACTGGACCGTGCACCTCTGCGAGTTCTTCGATCATCACCTGAAGGACGCGCCGCGGCCGGAGTGGATGGACAAGGGCGTGCCGTATCTCGAGAAGGGAAAGCGGGACGTCAGCGGTCAGTTCAAGGGGAAGTAGGGCCCATTCCCAGAGCCATGGGGGGCGCGGCTTTGAGGCTGCGCCCCCATCTTCACCCCGCCACATCCAATCCTTTGAATCGGGCGATCCAAACGCCCGACAGGTACCGCGTAGAGAATTCGTGGACCTTCGTCAGGCTCCGGGAACATCGCGACCGGACCCCAGGTAATCCCGCAAGAAACCAGACCTCCAGCGTGGACGGATCGCGGTCCGGCGCGATCGGTTCACGAGCGGATTCATGGCATGCCGCGTGCTGTCGATCGGACGGACGTCGCTTCAGGTAATTCCCCCCATCCGGTCCGGCAACCCCCCGTTTGAAGCCGCCGTGGTGCAGACGTAGACGCCTGAAGTGTGCGTCGTTTCGGCGTCGTTTCGGCGGCGTTTCCCAATCAGGAGGTCGTATGAAGGTTCGTTCGGCGTTGTTGCTGGCCACGGCATTCGTGCTGGCCCTGGCCGCATCCGGCTTCGCGCAGCAGCCGGGAGAGATCTACGGGAAGGTGGCGGACGCAAGCGGCGCCGTCATGCCGGGCGTCACGGTCACACTGACCGGGACGGTACTGCTGCAGCCCATGGTGGCAACGAGCAGCGCGAGCGGCGGGTATCGATTTCCGGGCCTTGCCGTCGGCGTCTATTCGGTGAGATTCGAGATCCCCGGGTTCAAGACGTACGTTCGCGACGCGGTCCGCATGGAAATCGGCGCGAATCTGCAGATCAACGCGGCGCTCGAGATCTCGACGGTTCAGGAGACGGTGACCGTCTCCGGCGAAACGCCAATTGTGGACCTGCGCGAGACCGGCAAGACCAGCCGCTTCACCCAGGAAGCGCTCCAGAGCATCCCCTCGGCCCGCGACCCGTGGGTCATCATCGAGCAGTCGGCGGGCGTGGCGATGGACCGGTCGAACGTTGGCGGCAGCGCGTCGGGGCAGCAGTCGAACTTCGTGGCGCGCGGCGCGCTCATGAGCCAGCAGAAGTGGAACCTCGATGGCGTCGACGTGACCGACATGAACGCCACGGGAGGCTCGCCGGTGTACTTCGACTTCGACGCCTTCGAAGAGATGCAGATTTCGACGGGCGGCAACGACGTCACGATGCAGTCGCCGGGCGTCTCGGTCAACCTCGTCACCAAGAGCGGCACCGACAAACTGCGTGGCTCCGGGCGCTACTACATCACCGACCAGAAGTTCGAGTCGGTCAACCTGAATGACACCATTCGCAAGCAGGGCGCGACGTCTGGCAACCCCATTCAGAAGATCACCGACTACGGGTTCGAGGTCGGCGGCCCCATCAAGAAGGGCAAGGCGTGGTTCTGGGGCAGCTACGGCAAGCAGGACATCAACGTCGGCGTCAACGGCTTCTACAAGGCCAGCGATCAGTGCCAGACGCTCAAGGCCGACATGAAGAGCAACCCCTTGAGCCACGCCGTGGAGGACATTTGGGGCTGCCTCAACACCGACCTGACGACGTTGAACAACTACAACGCGAAGGTGGCGGTCGAGCTGTTCAAGAACAACCAGTTCTCCTTCTACTTCAACGGCGCCGAGAAGGTCCGCAACGCGCGGAACGCGTCCGACACGCACCCGATTGAGACCACCTGGCGCCAGGGCGGCGTCGCAGATACGAGCCTCGGTTCGACCTTCTGGAAGACCGGCATGCCGAAGACGTACAAGTGGAGCGACCGCCACATCTTCAGCGACCGCTTCATGATGGAGTACCAGTACGCGCACATCGGCAACAACTTCGTGCTGGACTTCCACGATCCGAGCCTGGCGGCCGTCCAGACGCTCTACGACCAGAACACGGGCATGTACGCGCGCTCGTTCTACGCGCAGAGCATCGTCCGACCGACCGACAGCATCGACATCACCGGCAACTACTTCCTCCCGGCATTCCTGGGTGGTGACAATTCGTTCAAGGTCGGCTTCAAATACCGCAACGATGGCGCGCTGACGCTCACGCACTACGGCGGCAACGCGTACTCGGTGCTGACCAACGGCGTCCCGACCGAAGCGTGGATCTACCGTGACGGCAGCAGCGACTACCGGCTGCACAACCGGTCCTTCTACATCCAGGACAGCTACGCCCGGAAGAACCTGACCATCACGCTCGGCCTGCGCTACGACTACCAGACCGATGCCGTGGTTCCAGCCAGCATCAGCGCCGTGCCGTTCTTCGGCCAGGCGACGCGCTACGGCCAGGTGTTCAACCAACTGCCGGGTGTCGACTTCTCCGGCGCCGAGGCGGGCGTGCCGTGGAAGAACTTCTCGCCGCGGCTCGGCCTCAGCTACGACATGACGAAGGACGGCAGGAACGTCGTGAAGTTCAACTACTCGCGCTACGCCAACCAGCTCGGGTCGGGCGGTATCGCCTACGTCTACAACCCGGTGGTCGTGACCGAAGTCGACTATCCCTGGACCGATCTGAACGGGGACAAGATCGTCCAGGCAAACGAGATCGATATGCGCGGGAAGCCGCTGTACGCGACGAGCGGGTACGACTACAACAACCCGGGCGGCCTGGCGAGGACCACCGGCACGATCGACCCGAACCTGACTGCGCCCGTCACCAACGAGTTCATCGCCAGCTACGACCGGCAACTGACGACGGACTTCGCGGTGACCGGCTCGTTCATCTACCGCAAGTACTCGAACTTCACCGTGACCAAGCGCGCCGGCATGGACAGCAGCAACTGGGTGCAGAAGACCTTCACGCCGTCGGTGCTGCCGACGTACCCGGCTGACGCTCGCGTGGTGCCCGTGACCTACTTCTCGCCGACGTCCTATCCGGTCACGACCGTGCTCGGCAACCGTCCGGACTACTACCGCACCTACGAAGGTGTCGAGTTGACCGTGCGAAAACGGATGTCGCACAACTGGATGTTCAACAGCAGCTTCTCGTACAACGCGGCGCCGCAGCACTATCCGACGGCCGCATCGTACGGTCCGGCGGCGTACCTCGACCCGACGAACGTGGCCACGTACAACGGCGCCCAGTTCGCCGAGGAGTCGACGTCGAGCGGCCTGGACAACGTGTTCGTGAACGCCAAGTGGATCTTCCGCATGTCCGGCGCCTACACGGTGCCGGTGGTGAAGATGGGCGTCGCCGGCTTCTTCAACGCGCGGAGCGGCTATCCGTTCCTGGCGGGCGTCAACGTGCCTTCCAGCTTGCGGAACGGCGCGGGCGCGGTCGTGGTGATCCTCGACAACGTGGGCGAGGTGCGACTGCCGACCATGCAGCAGCTCGATGTGAAGATCGACCGTCCGTTCCTGCTGTTCAACCGGCTGCGGGTCGTCGCCAGCATGGACCTGTTCAACCTGTTGAACACCAACACCACGCTGGCGGAACGCCGGACGCAGAACGCCAACAACGCGAACACGATCGCGAACATCGTGTCGCCGCGGGTCCTGCGTTTCGGATTCCGGGTGACTTTCTAGGCCAGAGTCAGGAGCCAGAAGCCTGAAGGCGGAACGTAGAACCAGCGAGAGTGTTGGGGGGGCACGGCCGGCGCCGTGCCCCCTTTTTTGTTGGCCTTCCGGACCGAAGACATCCGCATGTGGTCCGACGAAAGCCTGGATATCCAAACCGTTGGATCGCCAGATCCAACTGCGCCGAAATCAGCTACCCCTTGGCGGCGTGCTGTCAGCCGTCCGAATGAGACAGATCACCGAAATCCCAGCGAAAGCGACCGGCCGAACGGTCGGTTTTTCGAGCTCGCCCGTGGCATGCGGCGTGCTCTGAAACGTGCGGCGTAGCACGTCAGTCGCAGTTCCCAACTTCCTTACCATTCGGTCGGCGTTTCCTCGGCGTTCTCTCGGCGTCTTCTCGGCGTTCCCTCGGCGTTCGGTTGGCGTTCGGTGAGTGTGTCGTCGCTGGCTCGTCGTTCGGCGGAGGGATTTCGGTTCGGGGCTGGACATTTCGGCCGAGCTGACTACAATCCTTCCAGATTCCAGAAGCCAAGTGTAAGGCCCCCGACCCTTAGGTGACTCGTTCGTCGCGGCGTTCGTCGTCATCCTTGGCGTCGGCGTGTGGTCCGCAGGGCGCGTGCGCGTCGCTGTCGGTGCACCTGCATACGCCCGGGCGGTGTTGTTGTCATTCCAGGAGGGAATATGAGGCTTCGTTCGGTTCTTCTGCTTGCCGTGGTGTTTGCTCTGGCCACGGCGGCCACCGGCTTCGCGCAGCGGCCCGGTGAGATTTTCGGGAAGGCCACTGACACGTCTGGCGGCGTGATGCCGGGCGTGACCGTCACACTGACTGGCGCCTCACTTCTGCAGCCGATGGTCGCCACCACCGGCGCGACCGGCACTTACCGCTTCCCGGGTCTCGGCGTCGGTGTCTACACGATCAGGTTCGAGTTGACCGGGTTCAAGATCTTTGTTCGCGATGCGGTCCGGCTCGAAAGCGGCGCGAGCGTCCAGATCAACTCCGCGCTCGAGATTTCGCAGTTGCAGGAAACCGTGACGGTCACCGGCGAGACGCCGGTCGTCGACCTGCGCGACACGTCGAAGACGGCGCGCTTCACGCAGGAAGCGCTGCAGAACATCCCGTCGGCGCGCGACCCGTGGGTCATCATCGAGCAGTCGCCGGGCGTGGCGATGGACCGCCAGAACGTCGGCGGCAGCGCGTCGGGCCAGCAGTCGAACTTCGTGGCTCGCGGCTCCGCGATGTCGCAGCAGAAGTGGAACCTCGACGGCATCGACATCACCGACCTCTCCGCGACGGGCGGCTCGCCGGTGTACTTCGACTTCGACGCCTTCGAAGAGATGCAGGTCACGGCGGGCGGCAGCGACGTGTCGATGATGTCGCCGGGCGTCAGCGTGAACCTGATCACCAAGAGCGGCACGGACAAGCTGAAGGGCTCGGGCCGTTTCTATGTCACCCCTGAGAAGTTCGAGTCGAACAACCTGACCGACGCTCTCCGCAGGAGCGGCGCCACCTCCGGAAACCCGATCCAGGACATCAGGGACTACGGGATCGAAGCCGGCGGCCCGATCAAGACGGGACGCGCGTGGTTCTGGGGCAGCTACGGCAAGCAGGACGTCAAGGTCGGGATCAACGGGTTCTACCTGACCGACACCGCGTGCCTGGCGGTCAAGGCCGCTCCGCTCAACTACACGATCGACCAAATTCGCAGTTGCTTGAACACCGACCAGACCGTGCTGACCACCTACAACGCGAAGGTGGCGGTCCAGACGTTCAAGAACAACCAGTTCTCGTTCTACTTCAACGGGAACCAGAAGTACCGCAACGCGCGTGATGCGTCCGACACCCGCCCGGGCGAGACCACCTACATCCAGCAGGGCGTGCAGAACGACGCGCTTGGCTCGCCGTATTGGAAGACCGGCATGCCGAAGACCTACAAGTGGTCGGACCGGCAGATCCTGAGCGACAAGTTCATGGTCGAGTTCTCGTATACGCACGTCGGCAACAACTTCGTGCTCGACTTCCACGACCCGTCGCTCGCGTCCGTGCAGCCCAGCTACGATGTCCCGACCGGCGTCTGGGGCCGTTCGTATCAGCAGACGGTCTACGTGCGCCCGACCGACTCGATCGACGTGTCGGCCAACTACTTCCTGCCCGGCTTCCTGGGCGGCGACCACACGTTCAAGTTCGGCGGCAAGGTCCGCAACGACATCGCCCACACCGAGAACCAGTGGGGTGGCAGCGGCTACGTGCGCTACAACGCGTCGAAGAACGTCATCGGCACGACGACCGAAGCGCAGATGTACCGGCCGTACCAGGTCGAGTACAAGGAAATGAACCGCGGGCTGTACTTCCAGGACACCTACAGCCGCAAGAAACTGACGCTCAACCTCGGCTTCCGCTTCGACTACCAGAACGACCAGTCGAACCCGGCCGCGATGAAGGCGCATCCGTTCCAGGGACAGATGACCGGTTCGGGCGTGCCGTTCACGTGGCTGCCGGCAATTTCCTATCCGTCGATCGACTCCGACGTGCAACTCAAGGACATCACGCCGCGCGTCGGTCTCACCTACGACCTGCTCGGCAACGGCAAGACGGTCGCGAAGTTCAACTACGCGATGTATGCCAGCCAGCGCGGCACGGGCGACTTCTCGAGCACCTACAACCCGGTCGGCTCGACCTACGTCCGCTTCCCGTGGAAGGACCTCAACGGCGACGGGATCGCAACCGCCAACGAGATCTTCCCGCTCAACCCGACGACGGGTGCGGTCAACGTCCTGTCCTCGGGCGGCAACTACAATCCCGACAACCCGAACTTCGTGGGCGTCACGAACAAGAACGACCCGAACGCCAAGAACGGGTACACCCACGAGATCATCGTCGGCATCGACCGCCAGATCGGTCCGGACTTCGGGGTCGGCTTCTCGTACATCTGGCGCAAGTACGGGAACTTCTTCTCGAGCCGACGGTTCACCACCACCCCTGGCGACTTCACGTCTGCCAACTACGCGGCGCTCGTCTACACGCCGCCGGCCTCTGCCTGCGTGAACCCGGGAGCCCGCTGCGAGGCGGTGACGTACTACCAGCCGAACGTCAACTATCCGTCGTCGTACGTTTACGGAAACCTCCCCGACTACAACCGTAGCTATCAGGGATTCGAGCTGAGCGTGCGGAAACGGATGTCCAACCGCTGGATGATGAACGGCGGGTTCGCCTACAACAACGCGATCCTGCACTACGATTCGGCGGCGGCCTACCAGGACCCGACCAACATCAGCATGCTGAACGGCGCGCAGTTCGCCGAGGAATCGACCTCGAGCGGTCTCGACAACGTGTTCGTCAACGCCAAATGGACGTTCAAGCTGTCGGGCGCCTACACGCTGCCGCTGTGGGACATCGGCGTGGCGGGCTTCTTCAACGCGCGCAACGGCTACCCGTTCGAAGCCGCGATCCTCACGCCGAGCCGTTTGAACCGCGCCGGCACGGCCACCGTCATCCTGGACAAGGTCGGCGACAACCGCCTGCCGAACTTCAGCACGGTGGATTTCCGCGTGGACAAGACGTTCAAGTTCAACCGTGTTCGCATCATGGCGAGCATGGACGTGTTCAACCTGCTCAACGGCAACACGACACTGGCCAAGAGCCGGACGATGAACGCGCCCAACGGCGACCTGATCAAGAGCATCCTGGCGCCGCGCGTCATGCGGTTCGGATTCAGGGTGACCTTCTAGATCGGGAGTCAGGAGCCAGAATCCAGGAGTCTGGGTTCAGGATTCAGGGTTCAGGAAGGTAGGAATCCTGGGGGGCGCAGCGCGATGCTGCGCCCCTTCTTTTGTACCACCCTATTTCCGTGATCCAATCTCGTCGTACAGGTACGCCGATGCGATGATCCCGTTGAAGAAGTTGCCGAGATCCAGCTTCTCGTTGGGCGCGTGGGCGTTCTCGTCCGGCAGGCCGATGCCGTACAGGACGGTCGGCGCGTTCAGTTCGGACTGGAAGGTCGAGACGACCGGAATCGATCCGCCCTCCCGCGTGTAGACCGGCGCCTTGCCGAAGCCCAACTCGATGGCGCGGGCTGCCGCCTGGATGTAGACGTTGTCCAGTTCCGTCATCCACGGCTTGCCGCCGTGCATGCGCGTGACTTTCAGCTCGACGCTCTTCGGCGTCACCTTCCTCACGTAGTCTTCGAAGAGTTGCGCGATCTTGTCCGGATCCTGGTTCGGCACCAGGCGCATGCTGATCTTCGCCATCGCCGTGGCCGGGATCACGGTCTTGCTGCCCTCGCCGGTGAAGCCGGTCAGGATGCCGTTCACCTCGAACGTCGGCCTCGCCCAGGTCCTCTCCAACGTCGAGTACCCCGTTTCGCCGTGCAGCTTCGGCGCGCCGAGCGACTTGCGGTACTGCTTCTCGTTGAACGGCAGCCGCTTGAACTCCTCGCGCTCCCGCTCGGTCAGTTCACGCACGTCATCGTAGAACCCAGGGACCTTCACGTGCCCGCCGCGGTCCTTCATCTGCGAGAGGACCTGCGCGAGCACGAACCCCGGGTTGGCGACCGCGCCGCCGAACGAACCCGAGTGGAGGTCGCTGGCGGTGCCGCGCATGTCGATCTGGAAGTAGCACAGGCCGCGCAGGCCGTAGCAGAGCGACGGCACGCCGTGCTCGAACATCGCCGAGTCCGAGATGACGACGACGTCGCAGGCGAGTTCGTCCTTGTGGTCGCGGATGAACTGGTCGAGGTTCGGGCTCCCGATCTCCTCTTCGCCCTCGAAGATGACGCGGACGTTGATGGGAAGCGTGCCCGTCTGCTTCAAATACGCCTCGAGCGCCTTGATGTGGATGAACAGTTGCCCCTTGTCGTCGGAGGCTCCGCGCGCGAACAGTTCGTTGTCCCGGATCGTCGCCTGGAACGGCGGAGACTGCCACAGGTCCAGTGGATCGACCGGCTGCACGTCGTAGTGACCGTAGAACAACACGGTCGGCGCGCCTGGAGCGTTCAGCCAGTCGGCGTAGACGACCGGGTGGCCGGGCGTGTCGATCACCCGGACGTTCTGCAGGCCGGCCGTTCGAAGCTGATCCGCCGTCCACTCCGCGCAGCGCCGCATGTCGGCCCCGTGTTCGGGCGACGAGCTGACGCTGGGAATGGCGATGAAGTCGGTCAACTCGGCGAGATACCGGTCGCGGCTGGTGTTGATGAAGTCGATGATCGCAGGATTCATGGGTGCTCTGGCAACTCCTGTCTGAAGGTGGACGGTCACGTCCATTATTTCCGATCCGCCACGATCGTGGCGACCGCGAGGTCGCCGGTGACGTTGGTCACGGTGGCGAAGATGTCCGGAATCGAGTCCGCGGCAATGAGGAGACCGATGCCGTCGAGAGGCATCCCGGCACTGAGCATCACCGGCGCGGTGACGACGAAGAGGCCACCGCTCGGAATCCCGGGGTTGCTGAAACTCATCGCAATGGTGACGAGCGTCATCGTTGCAATCTGGATTCCGGAGAGGTGGATCCCGTAGAGCTGGGCCAGGAAGAGCGGCCCGACCAGATCCGACACCGGCGTGTTGAGTTTGAATGTCGAGACCGCGAGCGGCAGGACGAACCCCGTGAGCGACGGACGGTCGCCGAACGACCGGCGGGTGCTCTCGATGAGCGCGGGCAACGACGCCAGCGACGATCGCGTCCCGGCGGCCACCGCCTGCGCAGGGGCGGCCGCACGCGCGAAGGCGGCC includes:
- a CDS encoding TonB-dependent receptor translates to MRLRSVLLLAVVFALATAATGFAQRPGEIFGKATDTSGGVMPGVTVTLTGASLLQPMVATTGATGTYRFPGLGVGVYTIRFELTGFKIFVRDAVRLESGASVQINSALEISQLQETVTVTGETPVVDLRDTSKTARFTQEALQNIPSARDPWVIIEQSPGVAMDRQNVGGSASGQQSNFVARGSAMSQQKWNLDGIDITDLSATGGSPVYFDFDAFEEMQVTAGGSDVSMMSPGVSVNLITKSGTDKLKGSGRFYVTPEKFESNNLTDALRRSGATSGNPIQDIRDYGIEAGGPIKTGRAWFWGSYGKQDVKVGINGFYLTDTACLAVKAAPLNYTIDQIRSCLNTDQTVLTTYNAKVAVQTFKNNQFSFYFNGNQKYRNARDASDTRPGETTYIQQGVQNDALGSPYWKTGMPKTYKWSDRQILSDKFMVEFSYTHVGNNFVLDFHDPSLASVQPSYDVPTGVWGRSYQQTVYVRPTDSIDVSANYFLPGFLGGDHTFKFGGKVRNDIAHTENQWGGSGYVRYNASKNVIGTTTEAQMYRPYQVEYKEMNRGLYFQDTYSRKKLTLNLGFRFDYQNDQSNPAAMKAHPFQGQMTGSGVPFTWLPAISYPSIDSDVQLKDITPRVGLTYDLLGNGKTVAKFNYAMYASQRGTGDFSSTYNPVGSTYVRFPWKDLNGDGIATANEIFPLNPTTGAVNVLSSGGNYNPDNPNFVGVTNKNDPNAKNGYTHEIIVGIDRQIGPDFGVGFSYIWRKYGNFFSSRRFTTTPGDFTSANYAALVYTPPASACVNPGARCEAVTYYQPNVNYPSSYVYGNLPDYNRSYQGFELSVRKRMSNRWMMNGGFAYNNAILHYDSAAAYQDPTNISMLNGAQFAEESTSSGLDNVFVNAKWTFKLSGAYTLPLWDIGVAGFFNARNGYPFEAAILTPSRLNRAGTATVILDKVGDNRLPNFSTVDFRVDKTFKFNRVRIMASMDVFNLLNGNTTLAKSRTMNAPNGDLIKSILAPRVMRFGFRVTF
- a CDS encoding dipeptidase; amino-acid sequence: MNPAIIDFINTSRDRYLAELTDFIAIPSVSSSPEHGADMRRCAEWTADQLRTAGLQNVRVIDTPGHPVVYADWLNAPGAPTVLFYGHYDVQPVDPLDLWQSPPFQATIRDNELFARGASDDKGQLFIHIKALEAYLKQTGTLPINVRVIFEGEEEIGSPNLDQFIRDHKDELACDVVVISDSAMFEHGVPSLCYGLRGLCYFQIDMRGTASDLHSGSFGGAVANPGFVLAQVLSQMKDRGGHVKVPGFYDDVRELTEREREEFKRLPFNEKQYRKSLGAPKLHGETGYSTLERTWARPTFEVNGILTGFTGEGSKTVIPATAMAKISMRLVPNQDPDKIAQLFEDYVRKVTPKSVELKVTRMHGGKPWMTELDNVYIQAAARAIELGFGKAPVYTREGGSIPVVSTFQSELNAPTVLYGIGLPDENAHAPNEKLDLGNFFNGIIASAYLYDEIGSRK